One part of the Planctomycetia bacterium genome encodes these proteins:
- the fabD gene encoding ACP S-malonyltransferase has protein sequence MAKVAFLFPGQGAQLVGMGKALAEQLPAARALFDRANALLGYDLAQLCFDGPQEKLDSTVHSQPALFVCSLAALEKLRYDSPEIVEQCQAAAGLSLGEYTALVFAGVMTFDDGLRLVAERGAAMQAAAELRPSGMVSVLGVEPEPLAAMCDAARGDDVLQIANLLCPGNIAISGGAAALDRFVAQAEQDGVRYVRLSVAGAFHTAIMQPAVERLTKALRDVTMSAPRIPVVSNVDALPHDDPEAIRALLVRQVVSAVHWEDSLRYLIAQGHDPFYELGPGRVLRGLLKRIDRKLACEGVGE, from the coding sequence GTGGCAAAGGTTGCATTTCTCTTTCCGGGACAAGGCGCGCAGTTAGTTGGAATGGGCAAGGCGCTGGCCGAGCAACTGCCGGCCGCGCGGGCGCTGTTCGATCGGGCGAATGCGCTGCTGGGTTATGACCTGGCACAACTCTGTTTCGATGGACCGCAGGAGAAGCTCGATAGCACCGTGCATAGCCAGCCGGCGTTGTTCGTTTGCAGCCTGGCGGCGCTGGAAAAGTTGCGGTACGATTCGCCCGAAATCGTGGAGCAATGTCAGGCCGCGGCCGGGTTGAGTCTCGGCGAATACACGGCGTTGGTCTTCGCGGGCGTGATGACTTTTGATGACGGCCTCCGCCTTGTCGCCGAGCGCGGCGCCGCGATGCAGGCCGCGGCCGAACTGCGTCCGAGCGGGATGGTCAGCGTGCTCGGTGTGGAGCCAGAACCGCTCGCCGCCATGTGCGACGCGGCGCGGGGCGACGACGTGCTGCAAATCGCCAATCTGCTCTGTCCCGGCAATATCGCCATCAGCGGCGGCGCGGCGGCGCTTGATCGATTCGTCGCCCAGGCCGAGCAGGATGGCGTGCGCTACGTCCGGCTATCCGTCGCGGGCGCTTTTCACACGGCGATCATGCAGCCGGCGGTGGAGCGCCTCACCAAAGCACTTCGCGACGTGACGATGAGCGCGCCGCGAATCCCGGTCGTTTCCAACGTCGACGCGCTACCGCACGACGATCCGGAAGCAATCCGCGCGCTGCTCGTCCGGCAGGTCGTCAGCGCAGTCCATTGGGAAGACAGCTTGCGCTATCTCATCGCCCAGGGACACGATCCGTTCTACGAACTCGGCCCCGGCCGCGTACTCCGCGGGCTGCTGAAGCGAATCGACCGCAAGCTGGCCTGCGAGGGAGTGGGGGAATAG
- a CDS encoding DMT family protein yields MRAVLVPLMIALSGAFMSVAWLGHLRIRHMGFWVALGLSWMIVLPEYVLNVLATRYGHGTYTGAQMAGFHLASGVVCVTLVSRYLLGETLNTRHISGLVFLTVGMLLLLSGEPGVEAAAKARSVQTGVAQPPVASSAK; encoded by the coding sequence ATGCGCGCCGTGTTGGTTCCGTTGATGATCGCTCTATCCGGAGCGTTCATGTCCGTCGCCTGGCTGGGGCATTTGCGCATCCGGCACATGGGCTTTTGGGTCGCCTTGGGGCTGAGTTGGATGATCGTCCTGCCCGAGTACGTGCTGAACGTGCTCGCTACGCGCTACGGGCACGGCACGTACACCGGCGCGCAGATGGCCGGCTTCCACCTGGCCTCCGGGGTCGTCTGCGTGACGCTCGTCTCCCGCTACTTGCTGGGTGAGACGTTGAACACCCGGCATATTTCCGGACTCGTCTTCCTGACGGTCGGCATGCTGTTGCTGTTGTCCGGAGAACCCGGCGTAGAGGCCGCCGCAAAAGCGCGGTCAGTTCAAACCGGGGTGGCGCAACCGCCTGTAGCTTCGAGCGCCAAGTAA
- a CDS encoding PEP-CTERM sorting domain-containing protein, giving the protein MSRIFGASLAFCVLTSLAQVRAGQIYFTDPGYGDQVSRIRTDGTDLDPIVTFPTIADPRALAIDRANGRAFFSSGSTLQRINLDGTGLTSLGPAGGSVPSDIVLDMSAENMYWSVEGTAGIKRATLDGAGATTLVSQGILDALVGVDPLVRADDVHSIALDRIGGRIYWSNGRHLNSMPAGGASGPSDAVHHFELAGPGEINKIKLDLESGGVFWTNATGSLVQKSSLSGGDQTTLVSRGFGRPAGLAIDFNAGQLYFGDTLGTNGRGQILSADIDGGKAVLVYDSFSTLFAPADLEFGPGAVLAGDTNDDQRVDIVDLNHVRNNFGRVGDGLAGDVNDDQQVGIDDLNSVRNNFGAGSITPVPEPATIALGIVGLVAAIASARRRA; this is encoded by the coding sequence ATGTCGCGAATCTTCGGGGCGTCGTTGGCTTTCTGTGTGCTCACAAGTCTGGCGCAAGTTCGGGCCGGACAGATCTACTTCACCGATCCTGGCTATGGCGATCAGGTCAGTCGCATTCGCACCGACGGGACCGATTTAGACCCGATTGTCACCTTCCCCACGATTGCCGATCCCCGGGCCTTGGCCATCGATCGGGCGAATGGTCGCGCGTTCTTTTCGTCTGGCAGCACGCTGCAACGCATCAATCTAGACGGCACGGGGCTCACCAGCTTGGGACCGGCCGGCGGTTCCGTGCCGTCGGACATCGTGCTCGATATGTCCGCGGAAAACATGTACTGGTCCGTCGAAGGAACGGCCGGGATCAAGCGGGCGACGCTGGACGGCGCCGGAGCGACCACGCTGGTCTCCCAGGGTATCCTGGATGCGCTCGTGGGCGTCGATCCACTCGTCCGCGCGGATGACGTACATAGCATCGCCCTGGACCGGATCGGCGGGCGCATTTATTGGTCCAATGGGCGGCATCTCAATTCGATGCCGGCTGGTGGCGCGTCTGGCCCATCCGACGCGGTTCATCATTTCGAACTCGCTGGGCCCGGCGAAATCAACAAGATCAAATTGGACCTGGAATCGGGCGGCGTGTTTTGGACGAATGCGACTGGCAGCCTGGTGCAGAAGTCATCGCTGTCCGGCGGCGATCAGACGACGCTGGTCAGCCGCGGTTTCGGACGTCCCGCGGGTCTGGCGATCGATTTCAACGCCGGCCAGTTGTACTTCGGCGACACGTTGGGCACCAACGGACGCGGACAAATCCTGAGCGCGGACATCGACGGCGGCAAAGCCGTGCTTGTCTACGATTCCTTTTCCACGCTGTTCGCGCCGGCCGACCTGGAATTCGGACCCGGCGCTGTGCTCGCCGGCGATACCAACGACGACCAGCGGGTCGACATTGTCGACCTTAATCACGTCCGCAATAACTTTGGACGCGTCGGCGACGGTCTCGCTGGCGACGTGAACGACGATCAACAGGTGGGCATCGACGATCTGAACAGCGTACGCAACAACTTCGGCGCCGGCTCGATCACCCCCGTCCCAGAGCCAGCGACAATCGCCTTGGGGATCGTCGGCCTGGTCGCTGCCATCGCGTCGGCGCGCCGGCGTGCGTGA
- a CDS encoding HEAT repeat domain-containing protein: protein MRKCLPTLLLSLALAGCAKDDIPDLFEFLPAVGPFAEKNTSGIKTPSERMEDLRAQAALGKSRTADERAQFASQWAQALPNETDPLVRCEVVKALGANACPMAAQSLRQAMQDPDAEVRIACCDAWGAYGGVEAVQVLSGLVESDENLDVRMAAVKALGTTGESSAVQALQPALESDDPAIQITAVESMRSVSGRNFGNDVNAWREYASGREPQVESPSLTAQLWGWWK from the coding sequence ATGCGCAAGTGCTTGCCAACTCTATTGTTATCACTCGCGCTCGCGGGCTGCGCGAAGGACGATATTCCGGATCTGTTCGAATTCCTGCCGGCCGTGGGGCCATTCGCGGAAAAGAACACCTCAGGAATTAAGACTCCCTCCGAACGAATGGAAGACCTCCGCGCGCAAGCCGCGTTAGGGAAGTCCCGAACGGCGGACGAGCGCGCGCAGTTTGCCTCGCAATGGGCTCAAGCCCTGCCGAACGAAACTGATCCACTTGTCCGCTGCGAAGTCGTGAAGGCGCTCGGCGCGAACGCCTGCCCGATGGCGGCGCAGTCGTTGCGGCAAGCGATGCAAGATCCCGATGCAGAAGTGCGCATCGCTTGCTGCGATGCCTGGGGCGCATACGGCGGCGTGGAGGCCGTCCAGGTGCTCTCCGGCCTGGTGGAAAGCGATGAAAATCTCGATGTGCGCATGGCGGCGGTTAAGGCGCTCGGCACGACCGGCGAAAGCAGCGCGGTGCAGGCCTTGCAGCCGGCGCTGGAGAGCGACGACCCCGCGATTCAGATCACAGCAGTCGAATCGATGCGTTCCGTCTCCGGGCGTAACTTCGGCAATGACGTGAACGCTTGGCGCGAGTACGCCTCGGGCCGGGAACCGCAGGTGGAATCGCCGAGTCTCACCGCCCAACTCTGGGGCTGGTGGAAATAA
- the fabG gene encoding 3-oxoacyl-[acyl-carrier-protein] reductase, which produces MPEPASGELRVDLSGQIALVTGASQGIGKAIALELARGGATVVCVARNVEKLEATASAIREAGGTAEVMACDVTSGEKVGALIDDVAERLGGLHILVNNAGITRDTLLPRMTDEQWDDVLNTNLRGTFLFTRAATRVMMQARYGRVINISSVSGLMGNPGQANYSASKAGMIGFTRTVARELAGRKVTVNAVAPGFIASDMTEKLGEAILEEVKKRIPAKRIGTAEDVAAAVLFLASKGASYITGQVITVDGGMTA; this is translated from the coding sequence ATGCCTGAACCAGCCAGCGGTGAATTGCGTGTCGATCTTTCCGGGCAGATTGCCCTCGTGACCGGAGCCTCGCAAGGGATCGGGAAAGCGATCGCTCTGGAGCTCGCGCGGGGGGGCGCCACGGTGGTCTGCGTCGCGCGGAATGTGGAAAAGCTGGAAGCCACCGCCTCGGCGATTCGAGAAGCAGGCGGTACGGCCGAGGTGATGGCCTGCGATGTAACCAGCGGCGAGAAGGTTGGGGCCCTGATCGACGACGTCGCGGAACGGCTCGGCGGCTTGCACATCTTGGTCAACAACGCCGGCATTACCCGCGATACGCTCTTGCCGCGGATGACGGACGAGCAGTGGGACGACGTGCTGAATACCAATCTGCGCGGCACGTTTCTGTTCACCCGCGCTGCGACGCGCGTGATGATGCAGGCCCGCTACGGGCGGGTGATTAACATTTCCAGCGTGTCCGGCTTGATGGGCAATCCGGGGCAAGCGAATTATTCCGCGTCAAAGGCCGGCATGATCGGCTTCACGCGGACCGTGGCGCGCGAGCTGGCGGGGCGCAAAGTGACGGTCAACGCCGTAGCGCCAGGCTTCATCGCCAGCGACATGACGGAGAAGCTGGGCGAGGCGATTCTCGAAGAAGTGAAGAAGCGGATTCCCGCCAAACGGATTGGTACGGCCGAAGACGTGGCGGCGGCCGTGTTATTTCTGGCCAGCAAAGGAGCCAGTTACATCACGGGACAGGTAATCACGGTCGACGGGGGGATGACTGCGTAA
- a CDS encoding PEP-CTERM sorting domain-containing protein (PEP-CTERM proteins occur, often in large numbers, in the proteomes of bacteria that also encode an exosortase, a predicted intramembrane cysteine proteinase. The presence of a PEP-CTERM domain at a protein's C-terminus predicts cleavage within the sorting domain, followed by covalent anchoring to some some component of the (usually Gram-negative) cell surface. Many PEP-CTERM proteins exhibit an unusual sequence composition that includes large numbers of potential glycosylation sites. Expression of one such protein has been shown restore the ability of a bacterium to form floc, a type of biofilm.) — MKRCLATLLILYGLADSSNAAVIHVRPKLAAVLKPDFTPADSSAIKSIQPLEAVRLRPSAAKYVLQFDYLMTIEDLVDGQLGFGNVVCNIDLDGVQQAMEYPGWVPDGPPPFDLDSERPGGLVPKWDSNRDAGLIGADLKLILIESNPKGFFTGNPPGTDWSTDPRLSLGIAPYFGPHLEGEYIGSTFLEIPGTPGIAGLVTATVLEGSTFNAELLLSAVGTTGGPPANFTIEIVPEPSSLGLLSTGAAILLVGCYRWRRCPLRTV; from the coding sequence ATGAAGCGCTGCTTGGCGACCTTGCTTATTCTCTACGGCCTGGCCGATTCGTCGAATGCCGCCGTGATTCACGTCCGCCCAAAATTGGCGGCGGTACTAAAACCGGATTTCACTCCGGCGGATTCGTCGGCCATCAAGTCGATTCAGCCGCTGGAAGCGGTCCGCTTGCGACCGAGCGCTGCTAAGTACGTCTTGCAATTCGACTATTTGATGACGATTGAAGACCTGGTCGATGGCCAACTTGGCTTCGGCAATGTGGTGTGCAATATCGACTTGGACGGTGTTCAACAAGCGATGGAGTATCCCGGTTGGGTGCCCGATGGTCCGCCGCCCTTTGATCTCGATAGCGAGCGGCCAGGCGGACTCGTGCCCAAATGGGACAGCAATAGGGACGCGGGCCTGATTGGTGCGGACCTGAAACTCATCCTGATTGAGTCGAACCCGAAAGGTTTCTTTACAGGCAATCCACCGGGGACGGACTGGTCAACGGATCCGCGACTGTCGCTTGGAATTGCGCCGTACTTCGGACCGCACCTCGAAGGCGAATACATTGGCTCAACGTTTCTCGAAATCCCCGGCACGCCCGGAATTGCAGGCCTGGTGACAGCGACCGTCCTCGAGGGCAGTACGTTCAATGCGGAATTGCTGCTGAGCGCTGTCGGCACCACCGGCGGGCCGCCCGCTAATTTCACTATCGAGATTGTGCCGGAGCCGAGCAGCCTTGGGCTGCTGAGCACGGGCGCGGCGATACTGCTTGTCGGATGCTACCGATGGCGACGGTGCCCCTTACGGACTGTGTAA